A single region of the Lycium barbarum isolate Lr01 chromosome 2, ASM1917538v2, whole genome shotgun sequence genome encodes:
- the LOC132628819 gene encoding uncharacterized protein LOC132628819 produces the protein MLSKISIEEEIKDAIFDMSSTSSAGLDGFNGMCYQKCWEIIKVDVIKFFQSFFYGSGLTKFYSHSFLALIPIVNSPSNFLELRNIGLSNFSNKIISKILARRLNPLFPKLISYNQSGFVKGRLINDNILLDQEIVHDISKTSKGENIVIKMDMVKAYDRLSWKFLTGVLKSFGFSE, from the coding sequence ATGTTGTCTAAGATCTCAATAGAAGAAGAGATCAAAGATGCTATTTTTGACATGAGCTCCACTAGTAGTGCTGGGCTCGATGGATTCAATGGCATGTGCTACCAAAAATGCTGGGAGATTATAAAGGTGGATGTGATTAAATTTTTTCAGAGCTTTTTCTATGGTAGTGGCCTTACTAAATTCTACTCTCATTCTTTTTTGGCCTTAATTCCTATAGTTAACTCTCCCTCTAATTTTTTAGAGCTTAGAAACATCGGTTTAAGCAACTTTTCTAACAAAATCATTTCCAAAATTTTGGCTAGAAGACTGAACCCTTTGTTTCCCAAATTGATTTCATATAATCAAAGTGGTTTCGTTAAGGGAAGGCTTATTAATGATAATATTCTGTTGGATCAAGAAATTGTTCATGACATTTCTAAAACCAGCAAAGGAGAAAACATTGTCATCAAGATGGACATGGTAAAAGCCTATGATAGGCTTTCGTGGAAATTTCTTACAGGTGTTCTTAAAAGCTTTGGTTTTTCAGAATAG